In Leishmania donovani BPK282A1 complete genome, chromosome 28, the genomic stretch ccTCACTTCACTACTGAGTCTTTGCCCGCCTAAGGAAACAGCGAGTAGAGCAAAGGAAGAATAACGCGAAAGGTCAAAGACGTGCGTCCTTACTGCTGCTTGCAGTCCGGGCTGCTGTCATCGACGCGCTTCGAGGGCATTGATGCCCGCTCCTtccgcgctgcagcctcTGCGGTCAGCACAGACAGAGGCTTCTTGTACTGAATAATAAGTGTCTGATGCTGCACATCGTAGGAAAGGTGCGCGCTCTCCAATGGAATGCGGGCGCGCTCTAGGTCAGGGATGGCAAGCCTCTTGAAGTACTTCCTGTTTGACGTGCGCACTACGATCTTGCCGACGCTGTCCCCATCTTCGCGCTCAACCGCGACGGAGAACACGTCTTTCGGGTACGGGAGATTTCGGATTCGCACCACGTAGCTCTCCTTTGTGTCCTgtcgcaccaccaccggaCTTCCGCTCGACTCAGCAATCAAGGCCCGATCCAGGTTGCGCGATGGCGCCTCAGTGCCAACCTCTATAGACCACTCAGAAAAGCCGCCAAGGGCATTGCGGGTACGGCGCTTTCTCAGCAGCAGGGAATCTGTCACCACGTCGTACTCTTCAACGAGCTCGCTCCCATCGGTGAATTTGGACGTGATGTGCTTACGATCCCCGCGTATTACAGACGACTTGGGTTCTGCGAGCATTTGGTTGAGCTGGCCGTGCACAGAGTATTCTGAGAACAGATTAAGATGTTGAGTACGCTTTCTGTGGGTATGAGAGCCGGATGAAGCACTCGTGAGCTCCACACAATCCCATTGAAGCCCAGTTGCCGTGGGAGTGGGGCTGGAGGCTgaacaaaaaaggaagagagaactGCAGCGTTCCCTCGCCCGATGGCGGCCTCTATGCTCTATACACGAGTGTTAAAGTGTTGTCCTTTGCTTTTTAggtgtatgtatgtgcgcgtgcgtgtacgtaCTTACTTAGGAGCAAGCTTCTACCCTTTGATACAGCGTGGCTGCGAGTTCCTCTCCTTTGCCTTTCTTGAGTGTCCTTCCCTCGAAAGTGGAGGGTATGGCTGtagccggcggcggcagcagcagcaggcacccAAGCAGGCGTTTTGTTGTTCGCGGCGAAACAAAAAGCGTGAGagatgcaaaaaaaaagggcgtGAAGGTGGCATGAGAGAAAGATACAGTACCTCAGCGGTGGGTTGCCTAAGAGAATGCTCACTGCTCACGGACGACGAAGAGACAGCTGACATCGCGCGCTCTGACTCCTCCAGTGCaagaaaggagggaagaggaagagcgcaCTCCTCTCATTCGCATCGGGCTGCTCGTTGAGTGAGCTTTCGCTTGTAGCGCCTTGACTTGCTGAGTGAATTTCCTTTTTTCACCTGCTGTGTATGTGCAAACCCTTTTGCTATTCTGTCGCAGAAGCTTCACCCACTGAGGGTGCCAGAATATCGCACAGTCGCTTAATACGATGGTCCGTCGGGTGCAGACGCCTCGCTATCTCGTGAAGAGTCTCGTAGGCCAGGTACGTCTTTTTGCGTGCCAGTCGCGTAAAGCGAGCCGTCTCATTGCCTGGGCAGCGTCTCCGCTTCGCGCCCACATCGTTCGGCTCTGGAGCCCtggtggccgctgcggcggagatAGTGGTTGCCGAAGAGGTACAGTACAacgccatctcctccagcaccgctgTGTGCCCATTCAAAACGGCCCAGTGCGCCGGCGTCCGCTGCCACTTGTCTCTCGTATCTATTTTCAGACCGTATTGGCGAAGAAGACGAGCCGTCTCAGCGTTGCCGCTACGTGCCGCGAAGTGCAATAGTGACTGCTGACGGGCGTCACGGCAATGAACCACAGCCTGATCGTGCTCTAGCAGACGCCGAAGAATAGCGGCGGACCTGCTTGCCGCCAAATGAGCAGCAGTCACGCCATCCAGCGTCACGGCGGTAAGCCTGGCACCGTGCTGCAacagcacctccaccacacGCAATGTCGCCAATTCCTGCTCCAGCGAGCAGCAACTCGCAACAGCCACATGCAGGGGAGTGGTACAGCGGTGTTCTCGACGGTTGTGTCCGTTGACGTCGGCGAGGCCatggcgaagaaggcggtcAGCAATCCCGGCGCACTGAACGGCAACTACTTCACGGAAAAGGGAATCAGCAGCTGCCTCTGCAGGGCTGAGAACTTGCGGAGGTTGCAAAAGGAGTGGCAACGCCGTCACTGTCTCGCCGTTCTCCGGCTTCGACTCACCATTAAGAGGAGCTTTTGCCCACGCCTCGCGCAAAGCCTGCACATAGTCGCCGAAGCGGGGGTGCTGGAGCAACACGCAGGGCTggaaaggaggaggcagccTACCATGCTCGTCGATCCCGGCATCGGAGCCGGCGTGGAGCCCGAGATACACGGCGCGGCTGAGCTTTAGAGCACCAAGCGAGTCACCCCCGGCGTGAAGGTAGTGAGTGTCACAGCGAACCGGCATACCCAGCATCCTTTGCCACACAGACTGCACTACTCTGTAGAGctcatcctcctctctgcaGCAGCCATCATTTTTTTCATTGAGCTGAGCATCAAGCTCTTCTTGTTGCTCTTGGACAGCGTCGACGGCAAGCTGGGTGCGGCTCACCTTGCCcgtcggcgtctgcggcaAGGAAGCTCCGTTGGTGAACAACAGCCAGCGACGCGGCACCATGAAAGAGGGCAggtgcagcgcaagcagTTCCTGCAACGCGGCAGCCACGCCCTCCCTGTGATCTCTCAAGAGTCCCCCATCGACAACGTCTGTCAGCACAACCGCCGCACCAATGGCTGGTGTGCCTGACGCGGATTGCACGCAAAAGCAGGCGCACTGCGAAAAAAGACCAGCTAGCGCCCGCTGAACGgtgccctccacctcctccaaaGCCACGCGTTGACCGTTCAACTTCATCTCCCAGTCCCGACGACCACGCAGCTCCAGATCCGGCGGACCTCCCTCACCTGTCGAAACAAGTCGCCCGATATCCCCTGTGCGAAAGAAGCGCTCGCCagtggcggcgtcgcagccgaAGGGTGACGACGTGCTATCCTCCGCGTATCCACAGCACACTTGATCTCCGCAAAGGACAACTTCCCCGTAGTCGTCGCCTGCAGACTCACCAAGCTCCTGGAGCAAGCCTTCTTCCAATGCGAaagcgtcgctgtcgccgagAAGCACGTCGGATGCAGCATCCAGCCTTTGGACACGAACCCGTGTGCCCACCCCGGGACCGCACTTCACGTGCTCTGCCCTTGTGCCTGGAAAAACGCGCCACACCGACTGGTATATGGTGGCCTCAGTCACGCCGTAGATGTTGTACAGCTCTGCCCTGTCAGCCCAGGTGCTGATCAGCGCCTGAGACATGCGTTCACCGCCGAGAAACACCTTCATTGGAGCAGTCGAGGAAGGGAGCACCGACAGTAGATGACCAGCGGTGGTGAGAGAAGACCAAACCGCTGGAGTGCTCACCACGTGAGTCGGTTGCACGCaggccagcagcggcgcagcctGGCCGTTGAGGAGGTCCTCCTGAGTGCATGTGTAGAAGATGCTGTGAGGCGTGCAGAGCCCCACGAGCATGTCACCGATAGACGGATCAAAGAacggggaggagaggcaaaAGAAGCGACAGCATGCATCGCCCACGGCGAGGCCATCCTTATCGAGAATGAAGCGCTGCAGGTATGCTCGCAGATTGCCTCGCGAGGCTACTACACACTTTGGGTCCCCTGTTGAGCCGGAGGTGTATATGTAGTAGGCGACGCGGCTGTCGTCTACATGTACCaccggcagccgcgtcggtgTCGCGGTGCCCACCTCCGCCATCTGGAGTTTTCCGTTGCAAGCGCTGTTCTCTTCTGCCGAGAGCGCCTCGTGAAGCAACGACGAGATATCTTCCGAGCGCAGCTTGCAGCGCGGCCTCCGACGTTGCTCcagccgctgcagtcgcAAGGGTGGATCATCTGGGCGAAACAGGCAAAAAGTCCAGCCCATGCACAAGCAGACGCTTTCCACCAAGCATGTGTAGAAGGTCTCTTGACTGTAAACCCCAACATCACACTCATCCTCCGCACCACGCTCATCACCCGGCGTGCCGTGTGCCCCCCCCGCAAGTGGTAATGAACGCCGATCGTGCGAGGAGGTGATGATCcgccgcttcagcagctccacgaACGCACACCATGCTCGTTTGGTCACGCGCTCCGCAGTGATGGACGCCTCGCTGCCATCGACGGCACCGCTACTGCCTTCTAGtcgcgccgccttcgagtagccgcagtggcggtgccggagaAGTGCGAACATCACCTCGTCGTCACCGCGCTCTTCCAATGCTGCAGGTATGCAGGCGGATAGCGTGGCGCCatcgcccacacacaccgggACGTTCGAGCTCATTCATGCATCACTCGTGATGCCTAGAtcagcgccagctcctcctaCTCACCAAAAGGAATAAAAGAGCAAGCATATAAGCAAAGAAGGAGATAGTATGAATTGAAAAGAGTTCGCAGTACGCCATTCAGTCTTCCCACTCACGGGCCCCGGACTGAAAGCCGCATCTCTCGTGTGCTTACAGGAGTGGTCAAGGGGGGCACAGAGGTTGACCTGCAGAGTGGTAATCGCAGCACAGCGGCTTTGCAGGCTTGCACTAACGCTGTGCGCTGCCACACATCTGGCGGCGAAGAGATATTCCTCCCCTCTTGGAATGCGCTCGCGAAATGCAGCCTGGCCTGAAGCTGAGTAGCCTGGTTCTTCTGAGCTTGTTGACAGGCGAGACATACGAAAACAGGTCGATTACTGTGTACTATCTTAAGCGGACTGTGGGGGTGAATTAGGCGGGAAGAAACACCCAAACGGCATCACCTGCTGCTTCAAATGGCTCTTGGGGGAGGCAACAGCGGGGGAGAGCAAAGGAGGCAGACCACTTGCACCTGGTAGCCTTTGTCCTTCACCCAAAGCTAAAGCTGTTGTTTGCCACAACACGACATGGGCTCTACTCTGGTTGCGTAGCAGCTGCCATGCGATGCTGCTCTACCATACAATTGTCGAAGCTACTAATTGTGTCGTCACAGATTTCCGCAAGACGCTCCAGACCCTTGGCTACGGCCTCTACAGCGTAGTCGGAAGCCTGCACATGCAAGAGCATCTTCGGTTCCAGAGGATGGGGAATCGCGTAGCCGGCGCTCGTCACGGCGGCGTTCTGCATAAGAACGTGCCGCAGGGGGTTTCCTAGGGTGTGATCCTCGTGAGAGAAAGTTACCACAGCAGTGGACTCGTTATCAGTGATACGCTGCAGATCAATTTGAACCTTCTGCTCCTCCGAGGTGTCCACCTCATCGCCCTCGTTCATGCGTTGGATGTGCTCCTGGTGGAGGATGAAAGCATCGCGAGGGTGAAAAGACGCCATGATACCTCTCTCTGACTCGGTACGTTAAGGTGGGTGTTGAGAAACTTCAACGTCGCTCACGCGTCGCTTCGAGAGCCTCAGAGAAGGAGGCTGGAAAGGGTGCCCTGTAAGGAGGCTGGGGGATGCAAGAGAGATGAAAAGCGCCAAGCCTTCAAGCTTGCTATCCGAGCTTGAGGTTCGAGTCGTCGCCAAGTCAATTTCAGCAAAAGGGTGTGTTGTACAGAAGTGGAAAAGTGTCGCAGACAAAGATCGCCGAAGGTTCAGTGAAACGATATGGTGCCATCGGGGACGGTGGTGTGGATTGGCGAGTGCgggtgcatgtgtgtatgtgagagaaaaaaaagattcCCCCGTGCCACTCATCCGTATCTCTCCTCTGCACCAGTAAGAGCGTCACTTCCaccacaaaaagaaaagctAGAGATGTGGCGAGTTGCGATTCACGGCAATAAACGCCGTCCAACACGCGGAAGTTGTCTCTCAAACTATGCAGAAGATTTAGTTCTCCCTTGCACTTGAGGTAGTAAGAGAAGCAAAAAGAGTTGTTTattcctttttctttgggGGGAACGGGAGGGGATTGTAATAGTAGCCGATCATAgcgaaggcagcagcgcgacacCCGAGAAGAGAGGGGTCAAGTtgagagaaaaggaaagggtTATTGCATCCATTAAACGCTGAATTCGGCAGTTATGTGAAACCTATATGTTCCTTCCGTTAGTGAGTAGTCAGCGAATtaggagctgcggcacccgCTTCcatctccttttcttttggtACGCGAACTGAGGTTGCGGCGAGTCGCTGCTCTCCGCTCACACTCAACGGCCCTTTAGTCGGTGTGTCGCGCCGAAGCAGGTGCGGCCTCATTGATCAGGACGGCCGTCACGCCCGATGCTGCGCGAAATAGTCGGTCCTCCATCGCGGTCAGTAAATCTTCTTTTGCCTTGTCGTGTGGCCACTCTGAGATGAGCGGAAATACAAGACCCTTCGCCCCCTTAATTGTCTCGGTCGCTCGCAACGCATCAAAGACGGCGTAGCACCCCTCTTCAGGATTGCCGTCAGGGCTCATGTCGTGGTAGAAGAGGCAGGTGTCTCTGAATCGCGATAAGTATCCGTTAAAATCAAGGACAACGGTCTCGCAAAGAGGCACAACGTCTTTGCCGCGGTGAACGTAGACAGGCACATCCGCAGATGCTGTCAACGCTGCCAAGCTACCGGGTGTGAGGAGGGACGACGGCACGTGTGGGGAGTAGTGAGTGAGAAGCTGGCCAGGGCTTACCATCGGCGCCTTCGCTGGGTCACACATGATGCGCGTGTCTCGAATTTCGACACGCGTCTGCGGGTACCTGTCTGCAATGGCGCGGTGAATCATGCTCACGGTAATGCACCCcctgcgcagcaccaccaccaagtCGTTCGCTTCAACCTTGGCTACAGTCGACTCGATGCCGATCGCGCTTTGTCCGCCGTCAATGATCAGTAGCTCCGGGTCTCGAGCAGCCAAGTCGTCGTAAACGTGCTGCGCGGTCGTAGGGCTTACGTGCCCGAAGGTGTTCGCGCTTGGGGCAGCTACAGGAACATCAGCCATCTCTAGCAGTTTCAGCGTTATTGGATTGTTGGGGATGCGAGCCCCCACGTAGCCAGAACCACCTGTAACGCAATCCGGAAGGGTCGGGCTTGCTTTGCAGACGATCGTCAACGGTCCTGGCCACAGAGCCGCCCCGATTGTGCACGCCAGCTCCACCGCCCCCTCATCCCACTTCAGATCCCACAACTTACGTGCGCCGTCCAAGGTGTACACGTGACAAATGAGTGGGTCGGTAGGTGGCCGCCCCTTCACGGCGTAAATGCTCTTGACAGCACTTCCAATCAGCGCATTGCCGCCTAATCCGTATACAGTTTCGGTTGGGATGGCGACCAGCTTGCCTTGCACTAGGGCATCAGCAGCCCGCCGCAGGTCCTCCGGCGAGGTTCCAATAATCTGAGCCATGGGTTGTCTTTTGTCGATTAGAGAGAATGCCAGACAAGCCTTGAGCTTCGTGTGATCTGCGCGAGCTTGTGGCGGGATGGACAGCCGATGCGGCTGAAGTGCTTTGGACTACGCGCTTTTCAGCCACTAGCCCTCTCGCGGAATAACAAAGAGGTAGGAAGGAGAAAAAGCCGCGCGCGGGATGCGATGCAGCGAGGCACACgtgagagaagagaaagaggagctGGCGATGAAAATGAGCGGATCCGGCTCGTGAGAAGCAACTTGTGCAGGAGTCCGAACTCTCTCCAAGTAAAAAACGAGTCACCGCGACGCGGTGGAAACGAGTAAGTGAAGCCATGAGACGACAGAACGCTCGATGTCCTACTCGCACGTGCCCCTCCGCTAGACTGGAGAAAGCAGAAGCTCTCAAAAAGAAGGAACGGATTCGACGAACTGCGCTAAGAGTGCGCATCTTCCACTGTTTCGAAGATGGGGAGAGGTATCGGTGCTGCTCATGCGCGTATATTTCGTCTGTAGTTCACTTGCTTATTTTTTGTTCGAATGTTACGTCTTTAACAGGTTAAGCAGATCTGCTGCCTGtgaagaaaagggggaaaaaagCTGCTCGACAACTCCAGAAAAACACAACATAACGCGCCTGCCTTGATTTCCATAGTAAGCAGTGTCGCCGATTCGCGGTGGAAGAGTGCACATATCCTTTTGCTTCTCATGCATCTCCTGCTACGTCCGAGAAGGACCCAggtgctgctccaccaccaccctcatAGAGAAAGCCGCAAAAAATACTTCTGAGAAGATATGCTTGCCGCGCAGGGTGCATGGCTTGACTACAGCAACGTTTGCTCGTCCCATACAGACAGTTTTGTTCCTCTGTTCAAAAAAGCACACGCCGTCATGCTATCTACAAACTGCACACTCCACTCAAGATACATGGTGCCTGAGACACGAGAACCGGAAACTGAATTTTTTTGTCGTCTCCTCTCTGCCACACAAGAGCTACGCTCATCTCCGCCCGGCCGGTCACAGGCCCcgtcgcgcggcgcgaggcagccgtagGCACACGAGGTGCAGCAATGCCCAGACCCGGTCATCGGTGCATGGCTTCTGCCTCGAACCTtacccacccccgccccacaGGTCGCCCCACAGCCACGCACATTATGCTGGCCATCACCCGGGGCATCCCTCTCGGGGGGCCCAGGCTCACCCCGCCCCCAGTgggcagtgagggccgggggtgggacgcgttcgagtcacgccgacactcCGCCCATCCTGTGGATGGCGAAAACGTGTGCGCGGTCGCGggtcgctccggcgccacgccatccagcaccGGACACTGCGGGCATCGGCAgtgatacatcgctctgacgTCCCTACGTCACGCGcgcctgaccctgtcaccaccagaggtggttgtGCAGTGGCAGGAAtaggggctgcttggcttccccacagagagagtgggTACTGGACCCTGATACCACGCTGAGGTGTCCCCCGTTATcagggagacagaga encodes the following:
- a CDS encoding DNA-directed RNA polymerase-like protein, with translation MASFHPRDAFILHQEHIQRMNEGDEVDTSEEQKVQIDLQRITDNESTAVVTFSHEDHTLGNPLRHVLMQNAAVTSAGYAIPHPLEPKMLLHVQASDYAVEAVAKGLERLAEICDDTISSFDNCMVEQHRMAAATQPE